Proteins co-encoded in one Setaria viridis chromosome 9, Setaria_viridis_v4.0, whole genome shotgun sequence genomic window:
- the LOC117839113 gene encoding FCS-Like Zinc finger 8 — protein MLRSRSRGAVGGGAKQGGAGGLMAEPPAATATAAQSPRHPSSSSSAAPVFPAPRPFMAMALPQADGSSEGPSSAMSPTSILETKQFCCSALPPFLSERSLRRAHHADTPAAAPEPAGVGLADVLRDHGDAKPGGGKVVFGSQLRIQVPSGRAVELVSSPIEFGAKNRDAQLAVLSPARRFLPEVVSSPSARVFAGAVAPGEMAMSEDYTCVISRGPNPRTMHIFDDCIVESCGDVLVEKMDKGAGAGDGGFAAVASGFMSSCHACNKQLGYGSDIFIYRGDKAFCSSECRYQEMLFDETVDNLR, from the coding sequence ATGCTGCGCAGCAGATCGAGAGGAGCGGTTGGTGGCGGGGCCAAGCAAGGAGGAGCAGGTGGGCTCATGGCTGAGCCCcccgcggccacggccaccgccgcccagTCGCCGAGGcatccttcttcttcgtcgtcagctGCCCCGGTGTTCCCTGCCCCGAGGCCGTTCATGGCGATGGCGCTGCCCCAGGCGGACGGCTCCTCCGAGGGGCCCTCGTCGGCCATGAGCCCCACCTCCATCCTCGAGACCAAGCAGTTCTGCTGCTCCGCGCTGCCCCCGTTCCTGTCGGAGCGGAGCCTCAGGCGAGCGCACCACGCGgacacgcccgccgccgcgccggagccgGCCGGCGTCGGCCTCGCCGACGTGCTCCGGGATCACGGGGACGCCAAGCCGGGCGGCGGCAAGGTGGTGTTCGGGTCTCAGCTCAGGATCCAGGTCCCCTCCGGCAGGGCCGTCGAGCTGGTGTCCTCCCCGATCGAGTTCGGCGCCAAGAACCGGGACGCGCAGCTGGCGGTGCTGTCGCCCGCCAGGAGGTTCCTGCCGGAGGTGGTCAGCTCGCCGTCCGCTCGGGTGTTCGCCGGGGCCGTGGCGCCCGGGGAAATGGCCATGTCAGAAGACTACACCTGCGTCATCTCGCGGGGCCCCAACCCGAGGACCATGCACATCTTCGACGACTGCATAGTCGAGAGCTGCGGGGATGTGCTCGTCGAGAAGATGGACAAAGGGGCCGGCGCTGGCGATGGCGGCTTTGCGGCTGTGGCGAGTGGCTTCATGAGCTCTTGCCACGCATGCAACAAGCAACTTGGCTATGGCAGTGACATCTTCATCTATCG